A stretch of DNA from Candidatus Schekmanbacteria bacterium:
TCGATATATACAACACCACCACAAAACAATATGTATCAACAGGGAATAGCTATAGCTCCGGAAGTAATATTGATTTCGAAGGGTTAAGAGTAGTTTTAAGTGATTCAGGCGGTACTCCTGCATCAGGCGATATCTTCTACATAAAACCGGGAGAAGGAGCAGCAAAAAATATAGAAGTTAATTCTACTATATCCTCAAATATAAATAAAATTGCTGCTGGTCTCACATCGAATCCTGGTGACAACGAAAATGCATTACAGATGGGAGAACTTCAGTTTTCACCTATTCTTGATTCTGGCAGCTCTACTTTCGAAGAATATTACGGCAACATTCTTTCTGACCTTGGAAATGATGTCCTTCTTTCGACAGACGAATACAACACGCAAGAAGGATTAATTACTGCATTAAAAGAAAGAATAGAATCAAAATCAGGCGTTTCACTCGATGAAGAATTGAGTAATTTGCTCAAATTTCAGCACAGTTATCAAGCGTCAGCGAAACTCATTACAGTTGCAGACGAACTCCTTGATACTCTAGTAAATTTAATAAGATAGAGGTAAGGTATGAGAGTAACTTATAAAATGATTCTCAGCAGTTTGCTTGATAATATCAGCAATATTAGTGAAAGAATAAATAATTTAGAAAAGCAGGCTGCCTCAGGAAAAAGAATCAATAAGCCCTCAGACGACCCCTATGCTTACAATAAATCGCTCAGTTTTAAATCGCTCAAAAAATCTATGTCTCAATTCGAAAAAAATCTAAGTTCTGGGAAGGAATGGCTTTCTACTACAGATACCGCATTGCAATCTGCAAATGACCTTCTTATAAGAGCAAAAGAAATTGCTCTATCGGCTTCAAATGATACAATGAGCGCAGACGAGAGAGAAACTGCCGCAATTGAAGTTCAAGGGCTATTCGAACAAATGGTCCAAATTGCCAACACGAAACTTGGTTCAAAATACATCTTTGCCGGCACAGCCGTTTCAACAGAAGCTTTCGACAGCAACGGAAACTACAATGGAAATTCAAGCAATATAAATATTGAAATCGACGCCAATAAAAGAATGACAATAAACTTTACAGGCGACAATATCTTCAAGGGTGCATCAGGGGGAGAAGATGTGTTTGATGTTTTGAGCGATTTGAAGACAGCTCTTGAAAACAACGACACTGACAACATAGCATCCCAAATCAGCAGAATAGACACTTCAATGAATCAAGTCCTTGATTATAGAGCAAATACAGGCGCAAAAATAAATCAAATTGAAAATACTGAGACTTGGTATGAAGATTCAAAAGCCAGATTAGATATTTTGTTGTCTGAAAATGAAGATGCTGATATTATTGAAGTATTGACACAACTTGCAAAAGAACAGTCAGCTTATAAAGCTACACTTGCAACAACATCTGAGATTATGTCAAACACATTAGCTGAATTTTTAAAATAACATAACTTTTTGCCAAGGAAGGTAAAAAATGCTTATAATAACCCGGAGGGTTGGAGAATCAATTATTGTTGGAGACAACATTGAAATAAATGTCTTGGAAATAAAAGGGAAACAGATAAAAATTGGAATCACAGCGCCTGAAGATGTTTCAATCTATAGAAAGGAGATATACCTAAAAATTATTGAAGAAAACAGATTAGCAGCCAATGCAGTCAAGAAAGGTATTGAAAGCCTTCAACTATTGTTAAAAGAAAAAAAATAACTTTTCAAGATTAAAAAAATGCAAATTGAGATCAATAATATTGGCACAGTAGATTTTG
This window harbors:
- the flgL gene encoding flagellar hook-associated protein 3, yielding MRVTYKMILSSLLDNISNISERINNLEKQAASGKRINKPSDDPYAYNKSLSFKSLKKSMSQFEKNLSSGKEWLSTTDTALQSANDLLIRAKEIALSASNDTMSADERETAAIEVQGLFEQMVQIANTKLGSKYIFAGTAVSTEAFDSNGNYNGNSSNINIEIDANKRMTINFTGDNIFKGASGGEDVFDVLSDLKTALENNDTDNIASQISRIDTSMNQVLDYRANTGAKINQIENTETWYEDSKARLDILLSENEDADIIEVLTQLAKEQSAYKATLATTSEIMSNTLAEFLK
- the csrA gene encoding carbon storage regulator produces the protein MLIITRRVGESIIVGDNIEINVLEIKGKQIKIGITAPEDVSIYRKEIYLKIIEENRLAANAVKKGIESLQLLLKEKK